The genome window TGCAAGGCCAGCGCATCGATGCCCACCGGCATTTCCACCCAGACGAAATAGCCGCCCTGCGGCCGCGTGACCCGCGTGCCGGGCGGAAAATGCACGGCGATGGCTTGCAGCATGGTGTTTTGCTGCGCCGCCAGGGTCAGCCGCAACTGGCGCAAATGGCGGTCGTAGCCGCCGTGCGCCAGGTAATCGGCCAGCGCCATCTGCAGCGGTATCGGCGCCGACAGGCTCGTCGTCAGCTTCAGGCGCTCGACCTGGCGCGCATGGCGGCCCGCCACGGCCCAGCCCAGGCGGAAACCGGGTGCCAGGGTCTTCGAAAACGAGCTGCAATGCATGACCATGCCCGCGCTGTCATGGCTTTTCGTCAAGCCGGGGCGCTGCTTGCCGAAATACAGCTCGCCATACACGTCATCTTCGATCAGCGGCACGCCATGGCGCGCCAGCAGTTCCACCAGTGCGCGTTTCTTTTCCGGCGGCATCAGGCTGCCCAGCGGGTTCTGGAAACTCGTCATCAGCCAGCACGCCTTGGGCTGGTGGCGTTGCAGCAACTCTTCCAGCGCCGCCAGGTCGACGCCGTCGCGCGGGCTGGTGGCAATTTCCACCGCCTTGAGTTCCAGCCGCTCCAGCGCCTGCAAACAGGCATAGAAGCTGGGCGACTCGATCAGCACCGTGTCTCCGGGCCGCGTGACGGCTTGCAGGCACAGGTTCAGCGCTTCCAGCGCGCCATTCGTGATGACAATGTCGTCGCTGGACACGAGCACGCCGTCGAGCTGGTAGCGCAGCGCGATCTGGCGGCGCAATTCCGCATTGCCCAGGGATAAATCCGTGACCGTGCTCCACGGA of Janthinobacterium sp. PAMC25594 contains these proteins:
- a CDS encoding PLP-dependent aminotransferase family protein gives rise to the protein MKRYEELAEEVAAMISTQLLLPGDKLPSVRQQHARRGVSPSTVFQAYYLLEARGMIVSRPRSGYYVAPQRAALAPEPDSSRPLDASTTVDVSDLVFEVLGAVGARDIVPFGSAFPSPHLFPMERLARAVSASMRRLDPWSTVTDLSLGNAELRRQIALRYQLDGVLVSSDDIVITNGALEALNLCLQAVTRPGDTVLIESPSFYACLQALERLELKAVEIATSPRDGVDLAALEELLQRHQPKACWLMTSFQNPLGSLMPPEKKRALVELLARHGVPLIEDDVYGELYFGKQRPGLTKSHDSAGMVMHCSSFSKTLAPGFRLGWAVAGRHARQVERLKLTTSLSAPIPLQMALADYLAHGGYDRHLRQLRLTLAAQQNTMLQAIAVHFPPGTRVTRPQGGYFVWVEMPVGIDALALHRSALAAGISIAPGPIFSATRAFRHCIRLNYGHPWSPQLEEAIATLGRLALAAASAA